The SAR116 cluster alpha proteobacterium HIMB100 genome has a window encoding:
- a CDS encoding 1-deoxy-D-xylulose-5-phosphate synthase (PFAM: Dehydrogenase E1 component; Transketolase, C-terminal domain; Transketolase, pyrimidine binding domain~TIGRFAM: 1-deoxy-D-xylulose-5-phosphate synthase), which yields MTGRQTPLLDHIHTPDQLRSLSASQLPLLAEELRYDVIRAVSQTGGHLGAGLGVVELTIALHYVFDTPADRLIWDVGHQAYPHKILTGRREQMSGLRQEGGLSGFTKRSESDYDPFGAGHSSTSISAGLGMAVARDLQGGHNNVIAVIGDGAMSAGMAFEALNNAGAMDSNLLVILNDNDMSIAPPVGAMSAYLSEMISSRPYQSIRDLVKEVASRFPAEIEKTARRAKDLARDLVSGHSLFSELGFFHIGPIDGHDFDHLLPVLRNLKDGQIGGPVLVHVVTEKGKGHPFAGPSSEKYHAVPKFDVVTGQQSKSSANSPTYTQVFADTLSALAEEDEKIVAITAAMPSGTGLNQMMTTCPSRVFDVGIAEQHAVTFAAGLATEGMKPFAAIYSTFLQRGYDQLVHDVAIQNLPVRFAIDRAGVVGADGATHAGVFDLAYLACLPNMVIMCPSDEAELAHMTATAASYDDGPSAVRYPRGTGTGAELPQTPEPLEIGKGRLLQQGEELAILSLGTMAQTCSEVARRLEQDGISVTLADARFAKPFDADLLRQLATTHDALMVVEESSPGGFSAHLLQFMATEGLLDTGLKIRVASLPDAYIDHADRARQLAGAGLDADSLYQLASQIVTAGQSRSKQDNR from the coding sequence GTGACCGGCCGTCAGACACCATTACTGGATCATATCCATACGCCAGATCAGCTGCGCAGCCTGTCGGCGAGCCAGTTGCCCCTGCTTGCAGAAGAGCTGCGCTATGATGTGATCAGGGCGGTTTCACAGACTGGCGGACATCTTGGGGCTGGCCTCGGCGTTGTAGAGCTGACAATTGCGCTTCATTATGTGTTTGATACGCCTGCTGACCGGCTGATTTGGGATGTTGGCCATCAGGCTTATCCGCATAAAATTCTCACCGGACGCCGGGAACAAATGTCTGGTCTGCGCCAGGAAGGCGGATTGTCCGGTTTCACCAAACGATCTGAATCTGACTATGACCCGTTCGGGGCAGGGCATTCATCAACTTCTATTTCAGCTGGTCTGGGCATGGCGGTGGCGCGTGATCTGCAAGGGGGACACAATAATGTCATTGCCGTGATCGGTGACGGGGCGATGAGCGCGGGCATGGCCTTTGAAGCGCTGAATAACGCTGGGGCGATGGATTCCAATTTGCTTGTTATTTTAAATGATAATGACATGTCGATCGCACCGCCGGTTGGCGCTATGTCTGCGTATTTGTCTGAGATGATCTCCTCACGCCCCTATCAATCTATTCGGGATTTGGTCAAAGAAGTCGCCAGCCGCTTCCCTGCGGAAATTGAAAAGACGGCCAGGCGGGCAAAGGATTTGGCTCGTGATCTGGTCAGTGGGCACAGCCTGTTCAGTGAATTGGGGTTTTTTCATATTGGCCCGATTGATGGTCACGATTTTGATCACTTGCTGCCCGTATTGCGCAATTTGAAGGACGGCCAGATTGGCGGTCCTGTTCTGGTTCATGTGGTGACTGAAAAAGGCAAGGGGCATCCGTTTGCAGGCCCGTCTTCAGAAAAATATCACGCGGTGCCGAAATTTGACGTGGTTACCGGTCAGCAGTCAAAATCATCTGCCAACAGCCCGACCTATACGCAAGTTTTTGCAGATACCTTGTCTGCCTTGGCTGAGGAAGACGAAAAAATTGTGGCGATCACAGCTGCGATGCCATCAGGGACCGGCCTGAATCAGATGATGACGACATGTCCGTCACGAGTGTTTGATGTCGGTATTGCAGAACAACATGCGGTGACCTTTGCTGCCGGACTGGCAACAGAGGGCATGAAACCATTCGCAGCGATTTATTCAACCTTTCTTCAGCGCGGCTATGATCAGCTGGTCCATGATGTCGCGATTCAGAATTTACCTGTGCGGTTTGCTATTGATCGGGCCGGGGTGGTTGGTGCGGACGGGGCCACACATGCCGGTGTATTTGACCTTGCCTATTTAGCCTGTCTGCCGAACATGGTGATTATGTGCCCTTCTGACGAAGCAGAGCTGGCCCATATGACCGCAACAGCCGCTTCTTATGATGACGGCCCATCGGCTGTGCGTTATCCGCGCGGAACCGGAACGGGGGCTGAATTGCCGCAGACACCAGAACCGCTTGAAATTGGCAAAGGGCGGCTGTTGCAGCAAGGCGAAGAGCTGGCAATTCTCTCGCTGGGCACAATGGCACAAACTTGCAGTGAAGTTGCGCGGCGCCTTGAACAAGACGGCATCAGCGTCACTCTTGCAGATGCCCGGTTTGCCAAACCTTTTGATGCTGATTTGCTCAGACAGCTGGCCACCACGCATGACGCGCTGATGGTGGTCGAAGAAAGCAGCCCTGGCGGGTTTTCAGCACATCTGCTGCAGTTTATGGCCACAGAAGGTCTGTTGGATACCGGGCTGAAGATCCGTGTGGCCAGCCTGCCTGATGCGTATATTGATCACGCGGACAGGGCCCGCCAGCTGGCGGGCGCCGGGCTTGATGCGGATAGCCTTTATCAGCTGGCCAGCCAGATTGTGACCGCTGGGCAGAGCCGTAGCAAACAAGATAATCGCTAG
- a CDS encoding hemolysin A (PFAM: FtsJ-like methyltransferase; S4 domain~TIGRFAM: hemolysin TlyA family protein): MRKRADRVLVDRGLVPSREKARALIQAGAVSCDNQPVTKPGQLVLPDADFCVDKTQLRWVSRGGLKLEHALNSFTLPSVGGMTCLDLGASTGGFTDVLLSAGAACVYAVDVGHGQLDQRLAADPKVVNLEKTNARDITSQLIPQPLDLVVCDVSFISVTKALGPSLSLVRPGGWLISLIKPQFEAGRAALRKGGVVKDPADRQRAIELVRDSLATDFRWRVNGVTESPITGPDGNHEYLICAQKPDC, from the coding sequence ATGCGCAAACGGGCTGATCGGGTTCTGGTTGACCGGGGTTTGGTCCCCAGCCGGGAAAAGGCCAGGGCGCTGATTCAGGCAGGAGCAGTTAGCTGTGATAATCAGCCTGTAACCAAGCCAGGCCAGCTGGTCTTGCCAGATGCTGATTTTTGTGTAGATAAAACGCAGCTACGCTGGGTCAGCCGTGGTGGCCTGAAGCTGGAACATGCGCTGAACTCCTTCACTTTGCCATCTGTAGGGGGCATGACCTGCCTTGATCTAGGCGCCAGCACAGGCGGTTTCACTGATGTTCTGTTGTCTGCTGGGGCAGCTTGTGTCTATGCGGTTGATGTTGGTCATGGGCAGCTGGACCAGCGCCTCGCTGCTGATCCGAAGGTTGTGAATCTGGAAAAAACCAACGCTCGCGACATTACCAGCCAGCTTATTCCCCAGCCGCTTGATCTGGTTGTGTGTGATGTCTCTTTTATCTCTGTGACCAAGGCTCTTGGCCCGTCATTATCTTTGGTGCGGCCTGGGGGATGGCTGATAAGCCTAATCAAGCCACAGTTCGAAGCCGGTCGTGCTGCTTTGAGAAAAGGCGGCGTAGTCAAAGACCCTGCAGACAGGCAGCGGGCTATAGAACTGGTCAGAGACAGCCTGGCCACAGATTTTCGCTGGCGGGTTAATGGGGTAACAGAATCCCCGATTACCGGCCCTGACGGCAATCATGAATATTTGATTTGTGCGCAAAAACCTGACTGCTAG
- a CDS encoding chorismate synthase (PFAM: Chorismate synthase~TIGRFAM: chorismate synthase), whose amino-acid sequence MGDNSFGTLFSFTSFGESHGPAIGCVVDGVPPRLKLSEADIQPYMDRRKPGQNRFVTQRREADQVQILSGVFEGMTTGTPVALLIQNTDQRSKDYGDIAQQYRPGHADYAYDEKYGHRDYRGGGRSSARETAVRVAAGAIADLALKQILGSAYQITGSVVQIGPHSIDRDKFDADQIDKNPFFCGDAEAAAYWESYLDEVRKAGSSAGAVLEIVASGIPAGLGQPLYGKLDAELASAMMSINAAKGVEIGSGFALSALDGAVAGDEMRKGDAGRPVFLSNHNGGVLGGISSGQDVVVRVAIKPTSSILTPRRSLNRDGEEVDVVTKGRHDPCVGIRGVPVAEAMMAIALLDQLMRHHAQTDLLPDTR is encoded by the coding sequence ATGGGTGATAACAGCTTCGGCACGCTTTTTTCCTTTACCAGCTTTGGCGAAAGCCACGGCCCGGCCATCGGCTGTGTGGTGGATGGTGTACCGCCGCGCCTGAAGCTGTCTGAAGCAGATATCCAGCCCTATATGGACAGGCGTAAACCGGGCCAGAACCGGTTTGTCACCCAGCGCCGTGAAGCAGATCAAGTACAGATACTATCTGGTGTGTTTGAGGGTATGACCACCGGAACACCTGTCGCGCTGTTGATCCAGAATACAGACCAGCGGTCAAAAGATTATGGCGATATTGCCCAACAATATCGGCCTGGTCATGCTGATTATGCCTATGATGAAAAATACGGGCATCGTGATTATCGCGGCGGCGGGCGATCTTCAGCACGGGAAACTGCTGTAAGAGTCGCAGCAGGCGCCATTGCTGATCTTGCGCTGAAACAGATTTTAGGCTCAGCTTATCAGATTACAGGTTCTGTTGTACAAATTGGTCCACACAGCATTGACAGAGATAAGTTCGATGCAGATCAGATCGATAAAAACCCCTTTTTCTGTGGTGATGCAGAAGCTGCAGCATATTGGGAGAGCTATCTTGATGAGGTGCGCAAAGCAGGCTCATCAGCAGGCGCGGTGCTGGAAATCGTTGCCAGCGGCATTCCGGCTGGCCTGGGCCAGCCCTTATATGGCAAGCTGGATGCCGAACTGGCGTCTGCGATGATGTCCATTAATGCTGCAAAAGGGGTTGAGATTGGCAGTGGCTTTGCGCTGTCCGCTCTGGATGGGGCTGTCGCCGGAGACGAAATGCGCAAAGGTGATGCGGGCCGGCCTGTGTTTTTGTCCAATCATAATGGTGGTGTTCTGGGCGGCATTTCATCTGGCCAGGACGTTGTTGTACGGGTGGCAATCAAACCCACCTCATCTATCCTGACGCCGCGTCGTTCACTGAACCGGGATGGTGAGGAAGTGGATGTGGTCACCAAAGGCCGCCACGATCCATGTGTGGGAATTAGAGGCGTGCCCGTCGCAGAAGCGATGATGGCTATTGCGCTGCTGGATCAGCTGATGCGCCATCATGCCCAGACAGATCTATTGCCGGACACACGCTAG
- a CDS encoding enoyl-(acyl-carrier-protein) reductase (NADH) (PFAM: short chain dehydrogenase): MTVSSGSPSGLMQGKKGLIMGVANDRSIGWGIAAAAAAQGADLAFTFQGDALKKRVEPLAQSVGSDLVLPCDVTDEASVEAVFSTLQEKWGKLDFLVHAIAYSDKEELKGGYVDTTRENFRRTMDISVYSFTAIARRAAEMMPDGGSLLTMTYYGAERVMPHYNVMGVAKAALEASVRYLAVDLGGKNIRVNGLSAGPMKTLAASGIGDFRYILKWNEYNSPLKRNVTLEDVGGAGMYLLSDLSSGVSGETHHVDCGYHIVGMKAVDAPDISVV, encoded by the coding sequence ATGACTGTTTCTTCCGGTTCACCATCAGGATTAATGCAAGGCAAAAAAGGCCTTATCATGGGGGTCGCCAATGACCGGTCTATCGGCTGGGGCATTGCCGCCGCAGCAGCAGCACAAGGCGCCGATCTGGCCTTCACCTTCCAAGGTGATGCGCTGAAAAAGCGGGTTGAGCCTCTGGCCCAGTCCGTTGGCAGCGATCTGGTCCTGCCGTGCGATGTGACAGATGAAGCCTCAGTTGAGGCGGTCTTCTCAACATTACAGGAGAAATGGGGAAAGCTGGATTTTCTGGTTCATGCCATTGCCTATTCAGATAAAGAAGAGCTGAAAGGCGGTTATGTAGATACCACCCGTGAAAATTTCCGCCGGACAATGGATATCTCTGTCTATTCATTTACCGCGATTGCCAGACGGGCTGCAGAGATGATGCCAGATGGGGGATCATTACTAACGATGACCTATTACGGGGCAGAACGCGTGATGCCACATTATAATGTTATGGGTGTTGCCAAAGCCGCGCTGGAAGCCTCTGTGCGATATCTGGCGGTTGATCTGGGCGGCAAGAATATCCGTGTGAACGGGCTGTCCGCAGGCCCGATGAAAACACTGGCTGCCTCAGGTATTGGCGATTTCAGATATATCCTGAAATGGAATGAATATAATTCGCCGCTGAAACGTAATGTCACCCTAGAAGATGTTGGCGGGGCGGGGATGTATCTGTTGTCTGACTTATCTTCTGGTGTATCCGGGGAAACCCATCACGTGGATTGCGGCTATCATATCGTTGGTATGAAAGCGGTTGACGCTCCAGATATATCGGTCGTCTGA
- a CDS encoding geranylgeranyl pyrophosphate synthase (PFAM: Polyprenyl synthetase), whose amino-acid sequence MTDVKAILSQDAARLDKWLSAHFAQRSAITAAPRLVDAMRYSALNGGKRLRASLVLSAARMAEQLSAQPASCADLPAVAAAVELVHAYSLVHDDLPAMDDADLRRGVAANHIAFDEATAILAGDALQTEAFYILSAPGLCADPSVQVKLVSLLSFASGDQGMAGGQMLDLLAEETSLNLQQTRQMQDLKTGALIKAAAVMGVVAHGGAAELQQATSAYAQALGFAFQIADDLLDYDADPEALGKPAGRDAEQGKASLVSLLGLSEARQMAEQLIEEATSQLKPYGEAADELIALARFSIDRTH is encoded by the coding sequence ATGACAGATGTAAAGGCGATTCTGTCGCAGGACGCAGCACGGCTCGACAAGTGGCTGTCTGCTCATTTTGCTCAGCGTAGCGCCATTACTGCTGCACCTCGTCTGGTTGATGCCATGCGCTATTCCGCTTTGAATGGCGGCAAGCGTCTGCGGGCAAGCTTGGTTCTGTCAGCAGCAAGAATGGCTGAACAGCTCAGCGCTCAGCCCGCTAGCTGTGCTGATTTACCGGCTGTTGCCGCCGCGGTTGAGCTGGTTCATGCCTATTCGCTTGTTCATGACGACCTGCCGGCAATGGATGATGCGGACTTACGCCGTGGTGTTGCTGCAAATCATATCGCGTTTGACGAGGCAACAGCGATTCTTGCGGGCGACGCGCTGCAGACCGAAGCATTTTATATTTTATCTGCACCTGGTCTTTGTGCTGACCCGTCTGTACAGGTCAAATTGGTCAGCTTGTTATCTTTTGCATCAGGGGATCAAGGTATGGCAGGTGGTCAAATGCTTGATCTTCTGGCTGAAGAGACCAGCCTTAACCTGCAGCAGACAAGGCAGATGCAGGATTTGAAGACAGGAGCGCTGATCAAGGCCGCTGCGGTCATGGGGGTCGTTGCACATGGCGGTGCTGCAGAGCTGCAACAGGCGACTTCAGCCTATGCACAAGCGTTGGGATTTGCATTCCAGATCGCAGATGATCTGCTTGATTATGATGCAGATCCAGAAGCGTTGGGCAAGCCGGCCGGACGTGATGCAGAACAGGGAAAAGCCAGTTTAGTCAGCCTATTAGGCCTGTCAGAGGCCCGTCAAATGGCTGAACAGCTGATAGAAGAGGCGACTAGCCAGCTCAAGCCCTATGGCGAGGCAGCTGATGAACTTATTGCGCTGGCCAGATTTTCAATAGATCGGACTCACTGA
- a CDS encoding CarD-like transcriptional regulator (PFAM: CarD-like/TRCF domain), translated as MAKKQAFSYQDGDFVVYPTHGVGKIIGTEKSDIAGVEITLLVIRFEQDRMTLRVPLEKAMTLGLRTLSSRKHMDDAILTLKGKARVRRTMWSRRAQEYEAKIKSGDPVNIAEVVRDLRKRDPQTEQSYSERQMYQAALERLAREFAAIEDIDQETAAVRLEDMMDAA; from the coding sequence ATGGCAAAAAAACAAGCATTCTCTTATCAGGACGGTGACTTTGTGGTTTACCCCACACATGGCGTTGGCAAGATTATCGGCACAGAAAAAAGTGACATTGCGGGTGTTGAAATCACCTTGCTGGTGATTCGCTTTGAACAGGACCGGATGACCTTGCGGGTTCCTCTTGAAAAGGCCATGACATTGGGGCTGCGCACTTTGTCGTCTCGTAAACATATGGATGATGCGATTTTGACCCTGAAAGGCAAAGCGCGCGTGCGCCGGACCATGTGGTCGCGCCGCGCCCAGGAATATGAAGCAAAAATCAAATCTGGTGATCCCGTTAATATTGCCGAGGTTGTCCGCGACCTGCGCAAGCGCGATCCCCAGACTGAACAATCCTATTCAGAGCGGCAAATGTATCAGGCTGCTCTTGAACGGCTGGCCCGTGAATTTGCGGCGATTGAGGATATCGATCAGGAAACCGCCGCGGTTCGCCTTGAAGATATGATGGACGCTGCTTAA
- a CDS encoding ribosome-associated heat shock protein implicated in recycling of 50S subunit (PFAM: S4 domain) translates to MLEQASSALRLDKWLWYARFFKTRSLATKLISSGKLRINGEITSKPHRHVQIGQVLTFAQGAHIRVIRVEQLASRRGPAPEAELLYTDLDPPQKQNTDAASSAQPDFEHRQTGSGRPTKRDRRQTARLKDPFS, encoded by the coding sequence TTGCTCGAACAGGCCTCATCAGCGCTTCGGCTGGATAAATGGCTGTGGTATGCGCGGTTTTTTAAAACCCGAAGCCTGGCCACAAAGCTGATCAGCTCAGGCAAGCTGCGGATAAATGGTGAGATCACTTCAAAACCACATCGGCATGTGCAAATTGGCCAGGTCTTGACCTTTGCGCAGGGAGCTCATATTCGTGTTATTCGGGTTGAACAGTTAGCCAGTCGGCGCGGCCCTGCTCCAGAAGCCGAACTGCTCTATACAGATCTTGATCCGCCACAGAAACAAAACACAGATGCCGCCTCATCTGCGCAACCTGATTTTGAGCACAGACAGACAGGCTCTGGTCGTCCAACCAAACGAGACAGGCGTCAGACCGCCCGTCTGAAAGACCCGTTTTCATAG
- a CDS encoding exodeoxyribonuclease VII, small subunit (PFAM: Exonuclease VII small subunit~TIGRFAM: exodeoxyribonuclease VII, small subunit) — MNGSETRPQTDLNALSFEQALSELEAIVEQLEGGAVSLDKAIDAYSRGMVLKQHCQARLEEARLKVEQIKLPETGGQPSTQPFQTDQ, encoded by the coding sequence ATGAACGGCTCTGAGACACGCCCGCAGACAGACCTTAATGCGCTGAGCTTTGAGCAGGCCTTGAGCGAGCTCGAAGCCATCGTCGAACAGCTTGAGGGCGGCGCGGTCAGCTTGGATAAGGCGATTGATGCCTATTCACGCGGTATGGTTCTAAAACAGCATTGTCAAGCGCGGCTGGAAGAAGCCAGGCTGAAGGTTGAGCAGATTAAGCTGCCTGAAACAGGCGGTCAGCCCTCCACGCAACCCTTTCAGACTGATCAGTAA
- a CDS encoding proline iminopeptidase (PFAM: alpha/beta hydrolase fold~TIGRFAM: proline iminopeptidase, Neisseria-type subfamily), which yields MAGPVHAYDSELGLFSPIKPFNDGFLNRGIHHIYFEETGNPDGIPVMFLHGGPGAGCAPPHRRLFDPQRYRVILMDQRGCGRSEPFASIQQNTTQDLIEDIEALRQHLNIPNFILFGGSWGSTLALAYGVTYPDRCLGFVLRGVFLGTRAEIEWFLYDMGRFFPEAHDRFVRPIPPSERSDLLSAYYQRLTSPSRTIACQAARSWAAYENSCATLAAVSRDAGDSALSLALLEAHYFTNECFMPENHLLDNVARLNHLPAIVVQGRHDVICPPFTAYRLVEAWGRQAQLRMVDDAGHSAFESGIVGRLMRGLDEVAQQI from the coding sequence ATGGCTGGACCCGTGCACGCGTATGATTCTGAACTGGGGCTGTTTTCGCCGATAAAGCCGTTTAATGATGGTTTCCTGAATCGCGGTATCCATCACATTTATTTCGAAGAAACAGGCAATCCTGATGGCATACCGGTGATGTTTCTGCATGGCGGGCCGGGTGCAGGGTGCGCCCCGCCGCATCGCCGCTTGTTTGACCCACAGCGTTACCGTGTGATTTTAATGGACCAGCGGGGATGTGGCCGGTCTGAACCTTTTGCCAGTATCCAGCAGAACACCACGCAAGATCTGATCGAAGATATCGAAGCTTTGCGTCAGCATCTCAATATTCCAAACTTCATTTTGTTTGGCGGGTCTTGGGGGTCAACTTTGGCACTGGCTTATGGTGTAACCTATCCGGACAGGTGTCTTGGCTTTGTATTGCGTGGGGTTTTTCTGGGCACACGTGCTGAAATTGAATGGTTTTTATATGATATGGGGCGGTTCTTCCCTGAGGCACATGATCGGTTTGTTCGTCCTATCCCGCCATCTGAACGTTCTGATCTTCTGAGCGCTTATTATCAGCGCCTGACCAGCCCTTCCAGAACGATTGCCTGCCAGGCGGCCCGCAGCTGGGCAGCTTATGAGAATTCTTGTGCCACGCTTGCCGCGGTGTCCCGGGATGCGGGGGACAGCGCACTCAGCCTCGCCCTGCTTGAGGCACATTACTTCACCAATGAATGTTTTATGCCGGAAAATCACCTGCTTGATAATGTGGCAAGGCTGAACCATCTGCCTGCTATTGTGGTGCAGGGGCGTCATGATGTGATTTGTCCGCCCTTTACGGCTTACAGGTTGGTTGAGGCGTGGGGCAGGCAAGCACAGTTACGTATGGTTGATGACGCCGGTCATTCTGCTTTCGAATCAGGGATCGTCGGACGATTGATGCGCGGCCTTGATGAGGTTGCACAACAGATTTAA
- a CDS encoding hypothetical protein (PFAM: Tellurite resistance protein TerB) produces MFKTFAEWFKTSDKASSDAAGFSHDLAELVTALMVEAAAADGEIGASETELISSCVAHQFSLTDEEMNHLLTRALDEADSRIELHGLVSRLRDKSDYEERLGVMEMVWMVVLADGRLDKIERQLMRRLAGLLFVSDVDSGLAAKQARQRLGLAD; encoded by the coding sequence ATGTTCAAAACATTTGCAGAGTGGTTTAAGACGTCTGACAAAGCGTCTTCAGATGCAGCTGGCTTCAGCCATGATCTGGCTGAGCTTGTCACTGCGCTGATGGTTGAAGCTGCGGCTGCAGACGGCGAGATTGGGGCAAGTGAAACAGAGCTGATTTCCTCTTGTGTGGCGCACCAGTTCAGCTTGACAGATGAGGAGATGAACCATCTTCTTACCCGCGCCCTTGATGAGGCGGATAGCCGCATTGAGTTGCATGGTTTGGTCAGCCGGTTGCGGGATAAATCTGATTATGAAGAACGTCTCGGGGTAATGGAAATGGTCTGGATGGTGGTTCTGGCAGACGGCCGGCTGGATAAGATTGAACGCCAGCTGATGCGCCGCCTGGCTGGGTTGCTGTTTGTATCTGATGTTGATTCAGGATTGGCCGCAAAACAAGCTCGTCAACGCCTTGGTCTTGCCGATTAA
- a CDS encoding Helix-turn-helix protein (PFAM: Helix-turn-helix), with product MDKNFRVTNNNAVDMHVGKRVRLRRTLLGMSQEQLGASLNITFQQVQKYERGANRISASRLWDISQILDVQISYFFDDMTDDTMRSSPRRVSKGEAAKLNDDNARDPMARRETLELVRTYYSIEKPKVRKRIAEMVKAIAVTINEKR from the coding sequence ATGGACAAGAATTTCAGGGTAACCAACAATAATGCCGTTGATATGCATGTTGGGAAACGGGTGCGGCTGCGCCGGACGTTACTTGGCATGTCTCAGGAACAGCTTGGCGCTTCACTGAATATTACGTTCCAGCAGGTCCAGAAATATGAACGCGGGGCGAACCGGATCAGCGCGTCACGCCTGTGGGACATCAGCCAGATTCTGGATGTTCAGATCAGTTATTTCTTTGATGATATGACAGATGACACCATGCGGTCATCTCCGCGCCGGGTCAGCAAGGGCGAGGCCGCTAAGCTTAATGATGACAATGCGCGGGATCCGATGGCCCGTCGCGAAACCCTTGAATTGGTGCGCACCTATTACTCGATTGAAAAGCCAAAGGTGCGCAAACGGATTGCCGAAATGGTCAAGGCCATTGCCGTGACCATAAACGAGAAACGCTGA
- a CDS encoding protein of unknown function (DUF3470) with putative 4Fe-4S binding domain (PFAM: Domain of unknown function (DUF3470)) codes for MLVIHPDECIDCGVCEPECPPEAILPDSEPGAEAWLALNQEMSEIWPNITQQIDAMPEADAKRDEAGKFETYFSKAPGAGN; via the coding sequence ATGCTGGTGATTCACCCTGATGAGTGTATTGATTGCGGCGTGTGCGAACCCGAATGCCCACCGGAAGCTATCCTGCCTGACTCAGAACCGGGGGCAGAAGCCTGGCTTGCGCTCAACCAGGAGATGTCTGAGATCTGGCCGAACATCACCCAGCAAATTGATGCTATGCCAGAAGCAGACGCCAAACGGGATGAAGCAGGAAAATTTGAAACCTATTTTTCTAAGGCCCCGGGCGCCGGAAACTGA
- a CDS encoding RNA polymerase sigma factor, sigma-70 family (PFAM: Sigma-70, region 4; Sigma-70 region 2~TIGRFAM: RNA polymerase sigma factor, sigma-70 family; alternative sigma factor RpoH): protein MHMATFDSADIRQADNAYIRKTMRKPLLEREYEVALAKRWRDHDDHRAMHELVMAYARLVVSAAAKYRHYGLANGDLIQEGNIGLMQAAKRFDPNRGFRFSTYAAWWIRASIQDHILRNWSIVRTGTTAAHKSLFFKLRRLRARIGEADGGPLSEEGRQKIAETIGVTVTDVVTMEQRLSGADVSLNASVNAESENEAQDFLADTRPTPEQVVIELHDSEVLSNWLSDALNELSARERLIILKRRLNEEGATLEQLGRILGVSKERVRQLEHRALKKLQKTLETQSESSLDLLAQFS, encoded by the coding sequence ATGCACATGGCGACTTTTGACTCTGCTGATATCAGACAAGCTGATAACGCTTATATCCGCAAAACAATGCGCAAGCCGTTGCTTGAGCGCGAATATGAAGTGGCGCTGGCAAAGCGGTGGCGCGATCATGATGACCATCGGGCCATGCATGAATTGGTTATGGCTTACGCCCGTCTTGTGGTCAGCGCAGCGGCAAAATACCGGCATTATGGTCTGGCGAACGGGGATCTGATCCAAGAGGGCAATATTGGCCTGATGCAGGCAGCAAAGCGGTTTGACCCAAACAGGGGGTTTCGGTTTTCGACCTATGCAGCCTGGTGGATTAGGGCGTCCATCCAGGATCATATTCTGCGCAACTGGTCGATTGTGCGTACAGGCACAACAGCTGCCCATAAATCGCTGTTTTTCAAGTTACGGCGGTTGCGTGCACGCATTGGCGAGGCAGATGGCGGTCCGCTTTCAGAAGAAGGGCGTCAGAAAATAGCTGAGACCATCGGGGTCACCGTTACTGATGTTGTCACGATGGAACAGCGTCTGTCGGGGGCCGATGTGTCTTTGAATGCATCAGTAAATGCCGAGAGTGAGAATGAGGCACAGGATTTTCTTGCTGATACGCGGCCAACGCCGGAGCAGGTTGTGATCGAGCTGCATGACAGTGAGGTTTTGTCAAACTGGTTGTCAGATGCTTTAAATGAGCTCAGTGCGCGCGAACGGCTAATCATTTTAAAGCGGCGGCTGAACGAAGAGGGTGCTACCCTCGAACAGCTTGGCCGGATCTTAGGGGTAAGTAAGGAGCGGGTTCGCCAGCTTGAACATCGGGCCCTGAAAAAGCTCCAGAAAACGCTGGAAACCCAGAGCGAATCCTCGCTGGATTTATTGGCACAGTTTTCTTAA